A single Sulfurimonas aquatica DNA region contains:
- a CDS encoding F0F1 ATP synthase subunit A, with translation MPELFTFFGLVTHDKTFIYITHMLLSAGIALLIVRMAMSNLQIVPKGTQNVMEAYIGGVLQMGTDVMGKEAASRYLPLVATIGLFVGIANLIGVVPGFEAPTAFLEMPLTLALVVFVYYNFEGIRRQGVVKYFKHFLGPVWWLYWLMFPIEIVSHFSRLVSLSFRLFGNVKGDDMFLMVILMLAPWLLPMIPFALLTFMAFLQAFIFMMLTYVYLGGAVAVDDH, from the coding sequence ATGCCAGAATTGTTTACATTTTTCGGACTTGTTACACATGACAAGACTTTTATCTACATCACTCACATGTTGCTATCAGCAGGTATCGCGTTACTTATAGTAAGAATGGCTATGTCTAACCTACAGATTGTTCCTAAGGGAACACAAAATGTAATGGAAGCATATATTGGTGGTGTTTTACAAATGGGAACAGATGTTATGGGAAAAGAGGCTGCTAGCCGTTACCTTCCCCTTGTAGCAACTATTGGTCTATTTGTAGGAATCGCTAACTTAATTGGTGTTGTTCCGGGTTTTGAAGCTCCAACTGCATTTTTAGAGATGCCTTTAACTCTTGCTCTTGTTGTATTTGTTTACTATAATTTTGAAGGTATCCGTCGTCAAGGTGTAGTTAAGTACTTCAAGCACTTTTTAGGTCCAGTTTGGTGGTTATACTGGTTAATGTTTCCAATTGAAATCGTTTCTCACTTCTCACGTTTAGTATCTTTATCTTTCCGTTTATTTGGAAATGTAAAGGGTGATGATATGTTCTTAATGGTAATTCTTATGCTAGCTCCTTGGTTATTACCAATGATTCCATTTGCACTTTTAACATTCATGGCATTCCTGCAAGCTTTCATTTTCATGATGCTTACATATGTTTACCTTGGTGGTGCAGTAGCTGTTGACGACCACTAG
- a CDS encoding Tll0287-like domain-containing protein: MKIIKYITSISLTASILLAAPVNKQEEEMKSVIELGDKGSMMLASTLMKKMKKKIKGDKVMQAFEFCSNEAYTLTESVNKKLPNGVKVKRVSSKFRSPANAPLENEQKILDAIENLKEANLILPEYFIEKIDNHTYNYYKPLLINNKACLKCHGTLKDIEVKRAISQRYPIDNAVGYEMGDLRGAIIVTIDKSVK, translated from the coding sequence ATGAAAATTATAAAATATATCACATCTATAAGCTTAACAGCAAGTATACTTTTAGCAGCACCAGTAAACAAACAAGAAGAAGAGATGAAGAGTGTAATTGAACTGGGAGATAAAGGTTCAATGATGCTTGCAAGCACTCTAATGAAAAAAATGAAAAAGAAGATAAAAGGCGATAAAGTGATGCAAGCTTTTGAGTTTTGCTCAAACGAAGCATATACTCTTACAGAAAGTGTAAATAAAAAACTTCCAAATGGAGTGAAAGTAAAAAGAGTTAGCAGTAAGTTTAGAAGTCCCGCAAACGCTCCCTTAGAAAATGAGCAAAAGATACTCGATGCAATAGAGAATTTAAAAGAAGCTAATCTTATTTTACCAGAGTACTTTATAGAAAAGATAGATAATCATACTTACAACTACTATAAACCTTTACTTATCAATAATAAAGCCTGTTTAAAATGTCATGGAACACTTAAGGACATAGAGGTCAAGCGTGCTATTAGTCAGAGATACCCTATTGATAATGCTGTAGGCTATGAGATGGGTGACTTAAGAGGGGCAATAATAGTTACTATAGATAAATCTGTAAAATAA